The following are encoded in a window of Microbacterium sp. LWO13-1.2 genomic DNA:
- a CDS encoding CorA family divalent cation transporter yields MTRPWHRLVNPSRAELEVAQAQFGLHPLILGDLGEHRQQPKFETFGDHLYLSIWDVDRGGVESATTDVDLALIWNGDVLLLIQRGDIDEIRDLDALLAGPGPVLVDSPITAAYRVLDAIVHDFVELAAQVEGDLDELEADVFDNRVHEDYQRIYRLRRRIGRIDRAATGLSEALRAARQEFEAATADRPKLRPYFHHLELDATGVAELSANEHASLDALVSSHESNVATRQNQDMRTISAYAALLAIPTVIGGLYGMNFKNLPLLRWEYGWVAVGVSIIVLDVVAYIVFRRRGWLGGAAENNGGEE; encoded by the coding sequence ATGACGAGACCATGGCACCGCCTGGTGAACCCCTCTCGCGCCGAACTGGAAGTGGCGCAGGCTCAGTTCGGACTCCACCCGCTCATACTCGGCGACCTGGGCGAGCATCGACAGCAGCCGAAGTTCGAGACCTTCGGCGACCACCTGTATCTGTCGATCTGGGATGTCGATCGAGGCGGAGTCGAGTCGGCGACGACCGACGTGGATCTGGCGCTCATCTGGAACGGCGATGTGCTGCTTCTGATCCAACGCGGCGACATCGATGAGATTCGCGACCTTGACGCGTTGCTCGCAGGCCCCGGGCCGGTACTCGTGGATTCGCCGATCACCGCGGCGTATCGAGTTCTCGACGCCATCGTGCATGACTTCGTCGAGCTCGCCGCTCAAGTCGAAGGCGACCTCGACGAACTCGAGGCGGACGTCTTCGACAACCGCGTCCATGAGGACTATCAGCGCATCTACCGTCTGCGTCGGCGGATCGGGCGCATCGATCGGGCCGCGACCGGCCTGTCCGAGGCGCTCAGGGCCGCTCGCCAGGAGTTCGAAGCGGCAACGGCGGATCGCCCTAAGTTGCGCCCTTACTTCCATCATCTCGAACTCGACGCGACGGGCGTTGCCGAACTCTCCGCCAACGAGCACGCCTCTCTCGACGCTCTGGTTTCCAGTCATGAGAGCAATGTCGCCACCCGCCAGAACCAGGACATGCGAACGATCTCCGCGTATGCCGCGCTGCTGGCGATCCCGACCGTGATCGGCGGCCTCTACGGCATGAACTTCAAGAACCTGCCGCTCCTGCGATGGGAGTACGGCTGGGTGGCGGTCGGCGTCTCGATCATCGTGCTCGACGTGGTGGCGTACATCGTCTTCCGCCGTCGCGGCTGGCTCGGCGGAGCGGCCGAGAACAACGGCGGAGAAGAATGA
- a CDS encoding TetR/AcrR family transcriptional regulator, translating into MARALSQYHRGVAAANRAAILDASTTLFLEHGYDRTSLARVAENAGVSKATLFKQFPTKAELFEATVLAAGDVPGGEFADPPSEDFHAGLVVLGLAYADLLSRPQMEDLIRVVIANLPRFPELRERTFNFGTLPVLTALARYFKTANVAGTAIVENPDVAAAQFLGMISTVVFWPRLIHGNWSLDEAETHDVVDEAARTMVARYGAPTSR; encoded by the coding sequence ATGGCACGAGCACTCTCCCAGTACCACCGAGGCGTCGCGGCCGCCAACCGTGCGGCGATCCTGGATGCGTCAACCACCCTGTTCCTCGAGCATGGGTACGATCGGACCTCGCTGGCGCGCGTCGCCGAGAACGCCGGGGTCTCCAAGGCGACGCTGTTCAAACAGTTCCCGACGAAGGCAGAACTCTTCGAAGCGACGGTGCTCGCGGCAGGCGATGTTCCTGGCGGCGAATTCGCAGATCCACCCTCCGAAGACTTTCACGCCGGCCTGGTCGTCCTGGGACTCGCCTATGCCGATTTGCTGTCGCGCCCTCAGATGGAGGACTTGATCCGGGTCGTGATCGCCAACCTGCCGAGATTCCCGGAGTTGCGCGAACGCACCTTCAATTTCGGCACGCTGCCCGTCCTCACTGCGCTGGCGCGCTATTTCAAGACGGCGAATGTGGCCGGGACCGCCATCGTCGAGAACCCCGACGTTGCGGCAGCACAGTTCCTCGGGATGATCTCCACCGTCGTCTTCTGGCCACGCCTCATCCACGGCAACTGGTCGCTCGACGAAGCCGAGACGCACGATGTGGTGGACGAAGCGGCACGGACGATGGTGGCACGCTACGGCGCGCCGACGAGTCGCTGA
- a CDS encoding dihydrofolate reductase family protein yields the protein MAKLIYSMFTSLDGYAEAAEGDLGSGAEDEEVHTFIGDTFRHLGTYLYGRRMYETMVFWETAHALPDVPPYIAQYARDWQAAEKVVYSTTLESVSSAKTRIERSFDPDAVRRLKAESDHDLSVDGPTLAAHAIAAGLVDEYHLFITTSVVGGGKRFFPDGVRLDLDLVEQRAFENGLLYVRYQTR from the coding sequence ATGGCCAAGCTCATCTACTCGATGTTCACCTCGCTCGACGGCTACGCCGAAGCGGCGGAGGGCGATCTCGGCAGCGGCGCCGAGGATGAGGAGGTGCACACGTTCATCGGTGACACGTTCCGTCACCTGGGTACCTATCTCTACGGACGGCGGATGTACGAGACGATGGTCTTCTGGGAGACCGCGCACGCCCTGCCCGATGTGCCGCCGTACATCGCGCAGTACGCACGCGACTGGCAGGCCGCGGAGAAGGTCGTCTACTCGACCACGCTCGAGTCGGTGTCGAGCGCGAAGACCCGGATCGAGCGGTCATTCGACCCGGACGCTGTGCGCCGGCTCAAGGCGGAGTCCGATCACGACCTCAGCGTCGACGGCCCGACGCTTGCTGCACACGCGATCGCTGCCGGCCTGGTGGATGAATACCACCTCTTCATCACCACGAGCGTCGTGGGCGGGGGCAAGCGGTTCTTCCCCGATGGCGTACGTCTCGATCTCGACCTGGTCGAGCAGCGTGCCTTCGAAAACGGGCTGCTCTATGTGCGCTACCAGACCCGCTGA
- a CDS encoding GNAT family N-acetyltransferase, which produces MTSIRAIQQDDFEEWSVLWSGYLRFYESEIADDVTRATFDRLVKDRELHGALAIDEEGHAIGLVHWLTHAATWSTGEYCYLEDLFVAPDARGSGSGRAMIAHVREWAEQAGCAKLYWLTQEGNATARTLYDRVATNTGFTHYQISL; this is translated from the coding sequence GTGACGAGTATCCGAGCGATCCAGCAAGACGACTTCGAGGAATGGTCCGTTCTGTGGTCCGGATACCTGCGGTTCTATGAATCCGAGATCGCGGACGATGTCACTCGCGCCACGTTCGATCGTCTCGTGAAAGACCGCGAACTGCACGGCGCGCTCGCAATCGACGAAGAGGGGCATGCGATCGGCCTGGTGCACTGGCTGACGCACGCGGCGACGTGGAGCACGGGGGAGTACTGCTATCTCGAGGACCTGTTCGTCGCCCCGGATGCCCGTGGCAGCGGTAGCGGTCGGGCGATGATCGCGCACGTGCGCGAATGGGCCGAACAAGCCGGTTGCGCGAAGCTCTACTGGCTCACGCAGGAGGGCAACGCGACCGCGCGTACCCTCTACGACCGCGTCGCGACGAACACGGGGTTCACGCACTACCAGATCTCGCTCTGA
- a CDS encoding NAD(P)-binding domain-containing protein: protein MSILESVVIGAGQAGLSASYHLTRLGIDHVVLDADAEAGGAWRHRWDALTMQDVHGVAELPGSAPPPRNSERANMAVPAYFAEYERAHALPIVRPVRVDQVTDDDGILVVHAGERTWSTRTLVNATGTWTQPFMPHYPGMETFLGEQLHTVDYPGPEHFRGRRVLVVGGGASAVQFIGALAPITDTLWATRREPVWITSDFTPEAGAAAVALVEQRVAQGLPPQSVVSVTGLMLRAQEREAERRGAYAARRPMFSRIEPDGVRWADGAFERVDVILWATGFRPAISHLAPLHLRSAAGGIQLDRHGRGTTAVGDPRVQMVGYGPSASTIGANRAGRTAARGVQHQLAASGALQDTDRAISLR from the coding sequence GTGAGCATTCTTGAGAGCGTGGTGATCGGTGCAGGTCAGGCCGGGCTCTCCGCGTCGTACCACCTCACGAGACTCGGGATCGATCATGTCGTCCTCGACGCGGATGCCGAAGCCGGGGGCGCCTGGCGGCACCGCTGGGACGCGCTGACGATGCAGGACGTGCACGGGGTGGCCGAACTCCCCGGTTCGGCCCCGCCGCCGCGGAACAGCGAACGGGCGAATATGGCCGTTCCGGCATACTTCGCGGAGTACGAGCGTGCGCACGCGCTCCCGATCGTGCGACCGGTGCGTGTCGATCAGGTGACGGACGACGACGGTATCCTCGTCGTGCATGCCGGCGAGCGCACCTGGAGCACCCGTACCCTCGTGAACGCGACCGGCACGTGGACCCAGCCGTTCATGCCGCACTACCCCGGGATGGAGACCTTCCTCGGCGAACAGCTGCACACGGTCGACTACCCCGGCCCCGAGCATTTCCGCGGCAGACGAGTGCTCGTCGTCGGCGGCGGAGCATCGGCTGTGCAGTTCATCGGCGCGCTCGCGCCGATCACCGACACGCTCTGGGCGACCCGGCGCGAGCCCGTCTGGATCACCTCCGACTTCACCCCGGAGGCGGGTGCCGCCGCTGTCGCTCTCGTCGAGCAGCGCGTCGCCCAGGGGCTCCCACCGCAGAGCGTGGTCAGCGTCACCGGCCTCATGCTGCGCGCTCAAGAGCGAGAGGCTGAGCGGCGGGGAGCGTATGCCGCACGACGACCGATGTTCTCGCGCATCGAGCCTGACGGGGTCCGCTGGGCCGATGGTGCGTTCGAGCGCGTCGACGTCATCCTCTGGGCCACCGGCTTCCGCCCGGCGATCAGTCATCTGGCTCCCTTGCACCTGCGCAGCGCAGCGGGCGGTATTCAGCTCGACCGCCATGGCCGCGGCACGACTGCGGTCGGGGACCCTCGCGTGCAGATGGTCGGGTACGGCCCGTCTGCGAGCACCATCGGGGCGAATCGTGCGGGTCGAACCGCGGCGCGCGGCGTACAGCATCAGCTCGCCGCGTCGGGCGCGCTGCAGGACACGGACCGAGCCATCTCGCTACGCTGA
- a CDS encoding SDR family oxidoreductase has protein sequence MSRIIVFGGHGRIALLLAPLLVARGDEVTAIIRNPAHAAEVEQTGATPVVADIEELDVAALADLIRAHDAVVWSAGAGGGAPQRTYAVDRDAAIRTMDAAEAAGVRRYVMVSWLGSTAEHGIPEDDGFFPYADAKWAADEYLRGTDLEGTILAPGTLTLDSSTGRIELDPSDRGAVSRADVAAVIAATLEASPTIGRTIRFGNGTPESSEPIDVALAR, from the coding sequence ATGTCCCGCATCATCGTTTTCGGCGGCCACGGCCGCATCGCCCTTCTGCTTGCCCCGCTGCTCGTCGCACGTGGTGACGAAGTCACGGCGATCATCCGGAATCCGGCGCACGCCGCCGAGGTCGAGCAGACCGGGGCGACGCCCGTGGTGGCCGATATCGAGGAATTGGATGTCGCCGCTCTCGCCGACCTGATCCGCGCCCACGATGCGGTGGTCTGGTCGGCGGGTGCCGGAGGTGGTGCTCCGCAGCGGACCTATGCCGTCGATCGCGATGCCGCGATCCGAACGATGGATGCGGCGGAAGCCGCCGGCGTCCGCCGCTACGTCATGGTGTCGTGGCTCGGATCGACCGCCGAGCACGGAATCCCCGAGGACGACGGCTTCTTTCCCTACGCCGACGCGAAGTGGGCGGCAGACGAGTATCTGCGAGGGACGGATCTGGAGGGCACGATCCTCGCCCCCGGTACGCTCACGCTCGACTCCTCGACCGGGCGGATCGAACTCGACCCTTCGGATCGCGGCGCAGTGTCCCGTGCCGATGTCGCCGCCGTGATCGCCGCAACGCTGGAAGCGTCGCCCACGATCGGACGGACCATCCGCTTCGGCAACGGAACCCCGGAATCCTCCGAGCCGATCGACGTCGCCCTCGCCCGCTGA
- a CDS encoding glycoside hydrolase family 3 N-terminal domain-containing protein: MRRNLTVRVAGALMVAVAALTPAAASADLERAGVVDTARKSGPADRAETIVSAMSVQEQAASVVMGHIPSTDAATLSTFMSAENLGGFILMGSNVPGSEAELLGVTAALTIDPELPPLIAIDQEGGDVSRIGWDDFPAAPTLKDSTPAATSAAFAARASLVARGGANVNFGIVADTTADGSSFIFSRSLGADPQSAADRVAAAVTAEEQFLASTLKHFPGHGAAPGDSHQQIPSTAMTIEQWRAADALPFIAGIDAGASLLMFGHLAYTAVDPAPASLSARWHEIAREELGFDGVIITDDLGMLQSTGIPAYADPVANAVAALAAGTDLVLTIAHSTPETAAQLTAGIVAAVEAGALPVERLQEAAERVLTLRLELAGAGSGWALCAECAPVS; the protein is encoded by the coding sequence ATGCGCCGAAACCTCACCGTCCGGGTTGCCGGAGCGTTGATGGTCGCCGTCGCAGCGCTCACTCCCGCGGCCGCGTCGGCGGATCTCGAGCGCGCCGGCGTGGTCGACACCGCACGGAAGAGCGGTCCGGCTGACCGGGCCGAGACGATCGTCTCGGCGATGAGCGTCCAGGAGCAGGCGGCGAGTGTCGTGATGGGGCACATTCCGAGCACGGACGCGGCCACGCTCAGCACCTTCATGTCGGCGGAGAATCTCGGCGGATTCATCCTGATGGGGTCGAACGTTCCCGGTTCAGAAGCCGAACTGCTCGGGGTCACCGCGGCGCTCACGATCGATCCCGAGCTTCCGCCCCTCATCGCCATCGACCAGGAGGGCGGCGACGTTTCGCGCATCGGCTGGGACGATTTCCCCGCCGCGCCCACCCTCAAGGACTCGACCCCGGCGGCCACCTCGGCGGCGTTCGCTGCCCGCGCCTCGCTCGTGGCGCGCGGGGGAGCGAACGTGAATTTCGGCATCGTCGCGGATACGACCGCCGACGGCTCGTCGTTCATCTTCAGTCGTTCCCTCGGGGCCGACCCTCAGAGTGCGGCAGATCGGGTCGCCGCCGCTGTCACCGCCGAGGAGCAGTTCCTCGCCTCTACACTGAAGCATTTCCCGGGGCACGGTGCGGCACCGGGAGATTCTCACCAGCAGATCCCCTCCACCGCCATGACGATCGAGCAGTGGCGCGCGGCGGATGCGCTGCCGTTCATCGCCGGGATCGATGCCGGCGCATCCCTGCTCATGTTCGGGCACCTCGCCTACACGGCGGTCGACCCCGCGCCTGCGTCTCTTTCCGCCCGGTGGCACGAGATCGCCCGTGAGGAACTCGGATTCGACGGTGTGATCATCACCGACGATCTCGGCATGCTCCAGTCGACCGGTATTCCGGCATACGCGGATCCGGTCGCGAACGCCGTCGCGGCGCTGGCCGCCGGCACCGACCTCGTACTCACCATCGCTCACTCCACACCCGAGACCGCCGCACAGCTGACGGCCGGAATCGTCGCTGCCGTCGAGGCGGGAGCCCTCCCCGTGGAGCGGCTTCAGGAAGCGGCGGAACGGGTGCTCACGTTACGGCTGGAACTCGCGGGGGCCGGCTCAGGGTGGGCGCTCTGCGCGGAGTGCGCGCCCGTCTCCTGA
- a CDS encoding 3-methyladenine DNA glycosylase translates to MALPRSDWSELERAHHERADQLTAEHRARSARGEKHPVWDFLFTYYSYKPAQIRRWHPGAGVELEQAPERVDWRWYSPGSSADSAVPDAAAFAREKPDLAGLIERMLRRTASRPGQFGCFGLHEWAMVYRDKEHRHPAPLRLGQAETDAVVESHELRCTHFDAFRVFTPEAVPRNRNDLSRDVQPLFEQPGCLHAGMDLYKWAMKLGPLVPGELLLDTFELARDIRLLDMQAAPYDLTAWGVEPVRIETVDGKAEYVRRQRGFADRGALLRRRLLGAWLGQETGAHSAQSAHPEPAPASSSRNVSTRSAAS, encoded by the coding sequence ATGGCCCTCCCACGCAGCGACTGGTCGGAGCTCGAACGGGCGCACCACGAGCGCGCGGACCAGCTGACCGCCGAGCACCGCGCGCGGTCGGCACGCGGCGAGAAGCATCCGGTGTGGGACTTCCTGTTCACGTACTACTCGTACAAGCCCGCCCAGATACGTCGTTGGCACCCGGGCGCCGGGGTCGAACTCGAGCAGGCCCCGGAGCGGGTGGATTGGCGCTGGTACTCCCCCGGCTCCTCTGCCGATTCCGCCGTCCCCGATGCGGCCGCCTTCGCACGCGAGAAGCCGGACCTCGCGGGGTTGATCGAGCGGATGCTGCGCCGCACCGCGTCGCGACCCGGCCAGTTCGGCTGCTTCGGCCTGCACGAATGGGCGATGGTCTACCGAGACAAGGAACACCGCCATCCGGCGCCGCTGCGTCTCGGGCAGGCCGAGACCGACGCGGTGGTGGAGAGTCACGAACTGCGCTGCACGCACTTCGACGCGTTCCGCGTCTTCACGCCGGAAGCGGTGCCGCGCAACCGCAACGACCTCAGCCGTGATGTGCAGCCGCTGTTCGAGCAGCCGGGGTGCCTGCACGCCGGGATGGATCTGTACAAGTGGGCGATGAAGCTCGGGCCGCTGGTGCCCGGCGAGCTGCTGCTCGACACGTTCGAGCTGGCCAGAGACATCCGGCTGCTGGACATGCAGGCGGCGCCGTACGACCTCACCGCGTGGGGTGTCGAACCGGTTCGGATCGAGACCGTCGACGGAAAAGCGGAGTACGTGCGTCGGCAGCGAGGGTTCGCCGATCGCGGCGCGTTGCTGCGTAGGCGGCTGCTCGGCGCCTGGCTGGGTCAGGAGACGGGCGCGCACTCCGCGCAGAGCGCCCACCCTGAGCCGGCCCCCGCGAGTTCCAGCCGTAACGTGAGCACCCGTTCCGCCGCTTCCTGA
- a CDS encoding phosphatase domain-containing protein has protein sequence MPKVPPAPRIHWFARLEHRLHVWREGRARRRGRAATILPFPGYGGAGWVRVTGRVLIVRPQRATKNGEPASVRGWRSFVGIPVSFATVSIDIGGKVHEVVADRGGVIDTSIAADLPAGWQSFTMSVEGQDPVESTAFIAADGVRFGVVSDVDDTVMVTALPRPFIAFWNSFVVDEHARLPVPGMAVLLDQLLREHPGAPMIYLSTGAWNVAPTLRRFLGRHLFPAGAMLLTDWGPTHDRWFRSGREHKLTNLRRLATEFPDVKWLLIGDDGQHDESIYTQFMEEHPDSVAGVAIRRLLPAEAVLAGGRADPEPHADDPAPWVSAEDGAGLRDLLGDVGILR, from the coding sequence ATGCCAAAAGTTCCCCCGGCACCCCGGATCCACTGGTTCGCGCGACTCGAGCACCGTCTTCACGTGTGGCGCGAGGGCCGCGCGCGCCGTCGCGGCCGTGCCGCGACGATCCTGCCCTTCCCCGGCTATGGCGGCGCCGGCTGGGTGCGCGTCACCGGCCGTGTGCTCATCGTGCGCCCGCAACGCGCGACCAAGAACGGCGAACCGGCGAGCGTGCGCGGTTGGCGCAGCTTCGTCGGAATCCCGGTGAGCTTCGCCACGGTCAGCATCGATATCGGCGGCAAGGTGCACGAAGTCGTGGCCGATCGTGGCGGCGTCATCGACACCTCGATCGCGGCCGACCTCCCCGCCGGCTGGCAGAGCTTCACGATGTCGGTCGAAGGACAGGACCCCGTCGAGTCCACCGCGTTCATCGCCGCAGACGGCGTGCGGTTCGGTGTCGTCTCGGACGTCGACGACACCGTCATGGTGACCGCGCTCCCCCGGCCCTTCATCGCCTTCTGGAACTCGTTCGTCGTCGACGAGCACGCCCGCCTGCCCGTCCCGGGAATGGCGGTCCTGCTCGATCAGCTCCTCCGGGAGCATCCCGGTGCCCCGATGATCTACCTGTCCACCGGCGCCTGGAACGTGGCGCCGACCCTGCGCCGGTTCCTCGGGAGGCACCTGTTCCCCGCCGGCGCCATGCTGCTCACCGACTGGGGTCCGACCCACGACCGCTGGTTCCGCAGCGGCCGAGAGCACAAGCTCACGAACCTGCGTCGGCTGGCGACCGAGTTCCCCGATGTGAAATGGCTGCTGATCGGCGACGACGGGCAGCATGACGAGTCGATCTACACGCAGTTCATGGAAGAGCATCCCGACTCCGTCGCCGGTGTCGCCATCCGTCGCCTGCTGCCTGCGGAAGCCGTGCTCGCGGGTGGGCGCGCCGACCCCGAGCCGCATGCTGACGACCCGGCCCCGTGGGTGAGCGCCGAGGACGGCGCGGGTCTGCGCGATCTGCTCGGTGATGTCGGCATCCTGCGCTGA
- a CDS encoding DedA family protein — MDEIVPWLIDFMRSIDPVARTLVAGLAVMLETSVLIGLVFPGDTVVLIASIGITSLPEAVAMVVAVVVGALIGESIGFWLGRWIGPHIRASWVGRRVGEENWVRAERYLARRGGIAIFLSRFLPVLHSLVPLTVGMSHYSYRRFLAWTAPACLLWATAYVSVTSLAAGSFDELADRVHYAGYIFVGIIALFLIAVFVGKKVISRLEARHLETPDADAATDVKD, encoded by the coding sequence GTGGATGAGATCGTGCCGTGGTTGATCGACTTTATGCGGTCCATCGACCCGGTTGCCCGCACGCTCGTCGCGGGGCTCGCCGTGATGTTGGAGACCAGCGTCCTGATCGGCCTGGTGTTCCCAGGCGACACGGTGGTCCTCATCGCCTCCATCGGCATCACGAGCCTCCCCGAAGCGGTCGCGATGGTCGTCGCCGTCGTGGTCGGTGCGCTGATCGGCGAGAGCATCGGCTTCTGGCTCGGCAGATGGATCGGTCCGCATATCCGCGCTTCCTGGGTCGGCCGACGGGTCGGCGAGGAGAACTGGGTGCGCGCAGAGCGCTATCTCGCGCGCAGAGGCGGCATCGCAATCTTCCTGTCGCGCTTCCTGCCGGTGCTCCACTCGCTCGTCCCACTCACCGTGGGTATGAGCCACTACTCGTACCGCCGCTTCCTCGCGTGGACCGCACCCGCGTGCCTGCTGTGGGCCACTGCCTACGTGAGCGTCACGTCTCTGGCGGCCGGAAGCTTCGACGAGCTCGCCGACCGGGTCCACTATGCGGGATACATCTTCGTTGGCATCATCGCGCTGTTCCTGATTGCGGTGTTCGTCGGTAAGAAGGTCATCTCACGCCTCGAGGCCCGCCACCTCGAGACTCCGGACGCGGATGCCGCGACCGACGTGAAAGACTGA